One Persicobacter psychrovividus DNA window includes the following coding sequences:
- a CDS encoding mechanosensitive ion channel family protein, with protein MNGLNDKMSAWYNHAVELILTYGPKIILAIIVLVIGLKIIGKISQMLHSRMSKHNVDATLRPFITSMASWALKAMLFISVASMVGVETTSFVAVLGAAGLAVGLALQGALANFAGGVLILIFRPYKVGDLIESQGKIGVVSEIQIFTTLLTDPQHKRVIMPNGAILNNNITNYTTEGIIRVDLTIGISYDSDIRKAKEVLLNVMDKHEKIFNDPAPFVGVSALADSSVNLAVRPHCHPAHYWDVFFDIQEQGKIALDENNITIPFPQVDVHFDKGHQPPQA; from the coding sequence ATGAATGGACTGAATGACAAAATGTCGGCTTGGTACAACCATGCGGTTGAGCTGATCCTAACCTATGGCCCAAAGATTATCTTGGCGATAATTGTTTTAGTTATCGGCTTGAAAATCATTGGAAAAATATCCCAAATGCTTCACAGCAGAATGAGCAAGCATAATGTGGATGCTACCCTGCGCCCTTTTATCACCAGTATGGCCAGTTGGGCATTGAAAGCCATGCTCTTCATCTCCGTTGCCTCGATGGTCGGGGTGGAGACCACCAGTTTTGTGGCCGTTTTAGGGGCTGCTGGTTTGGCTGTTGGCCTGGCACTTCAGGGAGCGCTCGCTAACTTTGCGGGCGGGGTTCTTATTCTCATTTTCCGTCCTTATAAGGTAGGCGACCTAATTGAGTCGCAAGGAAAAATTGGTGTGGTATCCGAAATTCAGATCTTCACCACCCTGCTCACCGATCCACAGCATAAAAGAGTGATTATGCCTAATGGGGCAATTCTCAATAATAACATCACCAACTACACAACTGAAGGTATTATCCGTGTAGACTTGACCATTGGGATTTCCTATGATTCCGACATCCGCAAAGCAAAAGAAGTCCTGCTCAATGTGATGGATAAGCATGAAAAGATATTTAACGACCCAGCTCCATTTGTTGGGGTCTCTGCCTTGGCAGACAGCAGCGTGAATTTGGCCGTTCGCCCGCACTGTCATCCTGCCCATTATTGGGATGTCTTTTTCGACATTCAAGAACAGGGAAAAATCGCCTTGGACGAAAACAACATTACCATTCCTTTCCCTCAAGTGGATGTTCACTTCGATAAAGGTCACCAACCTCCACAGGCATAA
- the sdaAA gene encoding L-serine ammonia-lyase, iron-sulfur-dependent, subunit alpha, with the protein MSFLFKDFTGWKAYCETQEQPLFEAVIAYEMQQKGRSRTEILQGMEAAYSVMRQAIHTGLTEDMTSVSKMINNGAKKVYNNKLSVLSPAFQKLIARALAAKEVNSCMGRVVAAPTAGASGILPGVFYTLQEEHELTDGQIAESMLIAAGVALIIEQKASLAGAVGGCQAETGSAAAMASAGIVHALGGDIDQVFNAVGITIQCMLGLVCDPVAGLVEVPCVVRNASASAIAFSSAQIALSGMDSIIPVDECLDAMHEVGQSMESRYKETALGGMAATATGMAISKRVLIQDIEMLSDE; encoded by the coding sequence ATGAGTTTCTTATTCAAAGATTTTACGGGGTGGAAAGCATATTGCGAAACGCAGGAACAGCCATTGTTCGAGGCCGTTATTGCTTATGAAATGCAACAGAAGGGGCGCTCAAGAACTGAAATTTTGCAGGGAATGGAAGCCGCTTACAGCGTGATGCGTCAGGCAATTCACACTGGCCTGACGGAGGACATGACCTCGGTGTCAAAGATGATCAACAATGGTGCGAAAAAAGTGTACAACAATAAACTCAGTGTGCTTTCTCCCGCTTTTCAGAAATTGATTGCCCGTGCGCTGGCGGCCAAGGAAGTCAACTCCTGTATGGGCAGAGTGGTGGCTGCCCCCACTGCAGGAGCTTCTGGGATCTTGCCAGGGGTGTTTTATACGCTTCAGGAAGAACATGAGCTGACTGATGGGCAGATTGCCGAAAGTATGTTGATCGCCGCAGGGGTGGCCTTGATTATCGAGCAAAAGGCATCTCTTGCCGGCGCTGTGGGAGGTTGCCAGGCGGAGACGGGTTCCGCGGCCGCAATGGCATCCGCAGGAATTGTTCATGCTTTGGGTGGAGATATTGACCAGGTTTTTAATGCCGTGGGTATAACGATTCAGTGTATGCTTGGGCTGGTTTGCGACCCTGTTGCGGGTTTGGTAGAGGTGCCTTGCGTTGTGCGTAATGCCAGTGCGTCGGCCATCGCTTTTTCTTCAGCGCAAATCGCCCTTTCGGGGATGGACAGTATCATTCCTGTAGATGAGTGCCTGGATGCGATGCATGAGGTGGGCCAGTCTATGGAAAGCCGATACAAAGAAACGGCGCTGGGGGGAATGGCCGCTACGGCTACAGGAATGGCCATCTCGAAGCGCGTTTTGATTCAAGATATTGAAATGCTTTCGGATGAATAG
- the era gene encoding GTPase Era, producing MATQKKHKAGFVSIIGKPNVGKSTLMNALVGERLSIITSKAQTTRHRIFGIISGDDFQVVYSDTPGILKPQYELHNSMMDYVNASLEDADLVLFVTDLYEKIEPEDPALARLKKANVPVLFIMNKMDLNKGSQADDKISYWMDHVEPEKVIKVSALKKENLEELFGAILEYLPEHPAYFPKEQLTDRPERFFGAEIIREKIFLNYKKEVPYSTEVAITDFEEEENIIRIRAEIYVERKSQRAILIGHKGEAIKKVGIESRLEMEAFFMKKVFLETYVKVADDWRKKERSLKNFGYDR from the coding sequence ATGGCAACACAGAAAAAGCATAAAGCAGGCTTTGTCAGCATCATAGGCAAACCAAATGTAGGTAAATCTACATTGATGAATGCGTTGGTAGGAGAGCGTTTATCAATTATTACCTCCAAAGCGCAGACAACAAGGCACCGAATTTTCGGGATTATCAGTGGCGACGACTTTCAGGTCGTGTATTCTGACACCCCTGGAATTTTAAAACCTCAGTACGAACTGCACAACTCCATGATGGATTATGTCAATGCTTCTTTGGAAGATGCCGACCTGGTCTTGTTCGTTACTGACCTCTATGAGAAAATTGAACCTGAAGATCCTGCTTTGGCAAGGTTGAAAAAGGCCAATGTACCCGTTCTGTTTATCATGAATAAGATGGACTTGAACAAAGGCTCTCAGGCAGACGATAAAATCTCGTACTGGATGGATCATGTTGAGCCAGAGAAAGTCATCAAGGTATCTGCTTTGAAAAAGGAAAATCTTGAAGAGCTTTTCGGAGCCATTCTTGAATACCTTCCTGAGCACCCTGCCTATTTCCCGAAAGAACAACTCACAGACCGCCCTGAGCGATTCTTCGGCGCAGAAATTATTCGTGAAAAAATCTTCCTGAATTACAAGAAGGAAGTTCCTTACAGCACTGAGGTTGCGATTACCGATTTCGAAGAGGAAGAGAATATTATTCGTATCCGCGCCGAAATTTATGTGGAGCGAAAAAGCCAGCGGGCCATCCTGATTGGGCACAAAGGAGAGGCGATCAAAAAGGTAGGTATAGAGTCTCGTTTGGAGATGGAAGCCTTCTTCATGAAGAAGGTATTTCTGGAAACCTATGTGAAGGTCGCCGATGACTGGCGCAAAAAAGAACGCTCATTAAAAAACTTTGGCTATGATCGTTAA
- a CDS encoding IS1634 family transposase, with product MFVREKLNKSGTISVQVILKSSKKYKVVKTFGSSADPNEILALKNEANQWIHGQTGQVAINFDNQRAETEQVLDKIDQVKSVGIDLLLNSIYDEIGFNLVGDLLFRRLVFSRIEYPVSKLATTEHWSLNHGMNVSVNTVYRLMDKVHSEYKEILQHLSFEHSKQVLEGEVNIAFYDVTTLYFETDHQDDLRKTGFSKEGKHQNPQIVLGLLVSRGGYPLAYEIFEGNKFEGHTMLPIVDEFCNKYNITKLVVVADSGLMSNKNVKELLNKGYGFILGARIKNMNKEVKDQILNLTLGNGESAEIAQPDGLRLIITYSDKRAKKDGKNRQKGLDKLKKNIASGKLTKSNINNRGYNKYLKLDGEVKVQLDEEKFKEDGKWDGLKGYLTNVEGNSDEIIANYGELWKIEKAFRISKTDLKIRPIFHRIQKRIESHICISFVAYKVHKELERQLNIKEARLSPEQAIKIARSIYEIQVRLPDGSKINKVLLLQPEQVKLAELFNF from the coding sequence ATGTTTGTGCGTGAAAAACTCAATAAAAGTGGTACCATTAGTGTCCAAGTCATACTGAAATCCTCAAAAAAGTACAAAGTTGTTAAGACTTTTGGCTCATCGGCTGACCCAAACGAGATTTTAGCACTTAAAAATGAAGCAAATCAATGGATTCATGGTCAGACTGGTCAGGTTGCCATTAATTTCGATAATCAAAGAGCCGAAACTGAACAGGTCCTTGACAAAATAGATCAAGTCAAATCAGTTGGCATTGACCTTCTACTAAATTCTATTTATGACGAAATAGGCTTTAATCTTGTCGGTGATCTCTTATTTCGGAGATTAGTATTTTCTCGCATTGAATATCCTGTAAGCAAGCTAGCGACAACAGAGCATTGGTCGTTAAATCATGGGATGAATGTCTCTGTCAATACTGTTTACAGGCTAATGGATAAGGTTCATTCAGAGTATAAAGAGATATTACAACATCTTAGCTTCGAACACTCGAAACAAGTTTTAGAAGGCGAGGTGAATATTGCATTTTATGATGTAACCACTCTTTATTTTGAAACAGATCATCAAGATGATTTAAGAAAAACAGGCTTTTCAAAAGAGGGGAAACATCAAAATCCGCAAATTGTACTGGGCTTATTGGTTAGTAGAGGAGGCTATCCACTTGCTTACGAAATATTTGAAGGTAATAAGTTTGAAGGGCATACCATGTTGCCTATCGTGGATGAGTTCTGCAACAAATATAATATTACCAAGTTGGTAGTTGTTGCTGATTCAGGGCTCATGTCTAATAAAAATGTAAAAGAACTACTTAATAAAGGCTATGGATTTATTCTCGGAGCAAGAATTAAGAACATGAACAAAGAAGTCAAAGACCAAATATTAAACTTGACTTTGGGTAATGGAGAGTCTGCTGAAATAGCTCAACCTGATGGATTAAGGCTGATTATTACATATTCTGACAAAAGAGCCAAAAAGGATGGTAAAAACAGACAAAAAGGGCTTGATAAACTCAAGAAGAATATTGCATCAGGTAAGCTTACAAAGTCCAATATCAATAACAGAGGCTATAACAAATATTTAAAACTTGATGGCGAGGTAAAGGTGCAGTTAGATGAAGAGAAGTTCAAGGAAGATGGTAAATGGGATGGCCTAAAAGGCTATTTAACGAACGTAGAGGGTAATTCTGATGAAATCATTGCCAATTATGGAGAACTATGGAAAATTGAAAAAGCTTTTCGTATCTCGAAGACAGACTTAAAAATTAGACCTATATTCCATCGGATTCAAAAAAGAATTGAGAGTCATATCTGCATTTCCTTTGTTGCATATAAGGTACATAAAGAGTTGGAGAGACAGCTCAATATTAAAGAGGCAAGGCTAAGTCCTGAACAGGCAATCAAAATTGCTCGGAGCATTTACGAAATTCAGGTTCGACTACCAGATGGAAGCAAAATAAACAAAGTACTTTTGTTGCAGCCCGAGCAGGTGAAATTGGCGGAATTATTCAATTTTTGA
- a CDS encoding HAMP domain-containing sensor histidine kinase — protein MGRSSVQKQPKRWDLYQNKSRMKWGVLVVAIVITIASIVYTNHIVRKLKEREAQLVELYAKTIEYAVNVGNRDEVLFLTQNIIVPNNSIPVILTDGVERPLDFRNINIDPKLSPKERQKKLRELVQEMKEEHDPVQIVFTDENGQVYDYNYVFYKNSFLLDQLTYYPIVQLSVIAFFIFLVFYVYSNSKTNEQNRVWIGLAKETAHQLGTPLSSLVAWIEYLKADEDFNYPEVLEELEKDTHRLETITNRFSSIGSIPTLEEENLYEVIRSNVEYLSKRISTKVKVNVETNSAIVMAPINRSLFNWVIENLIKNAVDAMKAKGQIDINLVEGPEGGVVLDITDSGPGIPKDKINKIFIPGYSTKKRGWGLGLTLTKRIVENYHQGKIFVKHSSPEDGTTFRILLPGKDYLLDAEEADTLIGRNSV, from the coding sequence ATGGGAAGGTCTTCTGTACAGAAGCAACCAAAACGTTGGGATTTGTATCAAAATAAATCTCGGATGAAGTGGGGTGTTTTGGTAGTGGCTATTGTGATAACAATTGCTTCAATAGTATATACCAATCATATCGTAAGAAAACTCAAAGAAAGAGAGGCGCAACTTGTGGAGTTGTATGCCAAAACGATTGAGTACGCGGTAAATGTTGGCAATCGGGATGAGGTGCTGTTCTTAACGCAGAATATCATCGTTCCCAATAATTCCATTCCTGTGATTCTTACAGACGGGGTGGAACGTCCGCTGGATTTCAGAAATATTAATATCGACCCGAAGCTCTCGCCCAAGGAACGCCAGAAAAAATTGCGGGAGTTGGTGCAAGAAATGAAAGAGGAGCATGATCCTGTGCAGATTGTTTTCACGGATGAAAATGGGCAGGTTTATGATTACAATTATGTATTCTATAAAAACTCTTTTTTGCTTGATCAACTGACTTACTATCCCATTGTGCAGTTGTCGGTCATCGCCTTTTTTATCTTCCTGGTTTTTTATGTTTACAGTAACTCGAAAACCAACGAGCAGAATCGCGTATGGATTGGCCTGGCGAAAGAAACAGCGCATCAGCTCGGGACTCCCTTGTCGTCCTTGGTTGCCTGGATCGAATACCTGAAAGCGGATGAGGATTTCAATTATCCCGAAGTACTTGAGGAGCTTGAAAAGGATACTCACCGACTCGAAACCATTACCAACAGGTTTTCCAGTATCGGCTCCATCCCTACCCTCGAGGAAGAAAACCTCTACGAAGTTATCCGTTCCAATGTCGAATATCTTTCTAAGCGGATCTCCACGAAGGTAAAGGTGAATGTGGAAACCAATTCGGCCATTGTAATGGCACCAATCAACCGCTCACTATTTAACTGGGTTATTGAAAACCTGATCAAAAATGCCGTAGATGCCATGAAAGCCAAAGGGCAAATTGACATCAATTTAGTGGAAGGGCCTGAAGGAGGCGTCGTATTGGATATTACAGATAGTGGACCTGGTATTCCTAAAGATAAAATCAATAAAATATTCATCCCTGGCTACTCTACCAAAAAGCGGGGCTGGGGACTTGGACTGACACTCACTAAGCGAATTGTGGAAAATTACCATCAGGGGAAAATTTTCGTCAAACACTCCTCCCCAGAAGATGGAACGACCTTCAGAATTTTGCTCCCAGGCAAGGATTACCTCCTCGATGCCGAAGAAGCAGACACGCTTATAGGAAGGAATTCCGTTTAA
- the der gene encoding ribosome biogenesis GTPase Der: MANIVAIVGRPNVGKSTLFNRLIERKQAIMDDEAGVTRDRHYGVAEWTGKYFTVIDTGGYVVGSEDTFEEAIRDQVQIALNEASVVLFMVDTKTGMTDLDKDFAKIVRRMKKPALVVANKTDNTELQMMYHEFYGLGIDDVFPISANNGSGTGELLDRVVELLPEEGEENPYEGIPRIAILGRPNAGKSSFVNLLLGEERNIVTDLAGTTRDSINSHYNAYGQEFILTDTAGIRKRTKVKEKIEFYSVIRSIQALQDSDVIILMIDATRGFESQDMNLVALASRYKKGLMIMVNKWDLIEKDHKTSERFTKNIKEKLGPLGYAPIVYTSVMNKQRVHKAIETAIEIHGNIERRIPTSQLNDIMLDEIGAFPPPSLKGKYIRIKYVTQLPTKTPSFAFFCNLPQYIKDPYRRFIENKLRAHFGFEGVPIQVYFRKK; the protein is encoded by the coding sequence ATGGCAAATATAGTAGCGATTGTTGGACGACCTAACGTAGGGAAATCCACCCTTTTTAACCGTCTGATTGAAAGAAAACAGGCGATTATGGATGACGAAGCGGGCGTTACCCGCGACAGACACTACGGTGTTGCTGAATGGACTGGCAAGTATTTCACCGTCATTGACACTGGTGGGTACGTTGTGGGTTCTGAGGATACTTTTGAGGAAGCCATCCGTGATCAAGTACAGATTGCCCTGAACGAAGCCTCTGTGGTATTGTTCATGGTAGATACCAAAACGGGAATGACTGATCTTGACAAAGATTTTGCAAAGATTGTTCGTCGTATGAAAAAGCCTGCCCTTGTTGTTGCCAACAAGACGGACAACACGGAACTGCAGATGATGTACCATGAGTTTTACGGCTTGGGTATCGATGATGTCTTCCCGATTTCAGCAAACAATGGTTCGGGAACGGGCGAATTGCTCGACCGCGTAGTAGAATTACTTCCTGAAGAAGGCGAAGAAAACCCTTACGAGGGCATTCCACGAATTGCAATTTTAGGCCGTCCAAATGCGGGAAAATCTTCTTTTGTGAACCTTCTTTTAGGAGAAGAACGCAATATTGTAACTGATCTTGCAGGTACTACTCGCGACAGCATCAACTCTCATTACAATGCCTATGGGCAAGAGTTTATTCTGACCGACACCGCTGGTATCCGTAAACGGACGAAAGTCAAGGAGAAAATTGAATTTTACTCTGTGATACGCTCCATACAGGCTTTACAGGACTCTGATGTGATTATCTTGATGATTGATGCCACCCGTGGATTTGAATCTCAGGACATGAACCTGGTTGCTTTGGCTTCGAGATACAAGAAAGGTTTGATGATCATGGTCAATAAGTGGGATTTGATTGAAAAAGACCACAAGACCTCTGAGCGTTTCACTAAAAATATCAAAGAAAAATTAGGGCCTTTGGGTTACGCACCAATTGTTTATACTTCAGTAATGAATAAACAGCGTGTACATAAAGCCATTGAAACAGCCATTGAGATTCACGGTAATATTGAGCGTCGTATCCCTACTTCGCAGTTGAATGATATCATGCTGGATGAGATCGGTGCTTTCCCACCACCATCATTGAAAGGAAAATATATCCGTATCAAATACGTTACACAGTTACCGACCAAAACGCCTTCATTTGCGTTCTTCTGTAACTTGCCTCAGTACATCAAAGATCCATATCGCCGATTTATTGAGAATAAATTGCGTGCACACTTCGGCTTCGAAGGGGTACCGATTCAGGTTTATTTCCGTAAGAAATAA